ACCTGGCATACTCAGTGGAGACATTCACCAAAAAGATgtgtaaaaatgaaacagaaaagttgTAATttgaagggagggaaggaataaGTGGTGCTATTGCTTATGGTTATTTTCCTACTTTCTTGCTACATTTGTAGTTTGTATCCTCATCCCACTGACAAGGTACTAATTCTTCGTAAAGATAAGtttagaaagggaaggaagcagggaagggaggagaagtATATGATGTTAAAATCTGTTTGCACCTTTCTTCTGTCACCTGCTCAGTTAAAGGTGCAGAGGAACGAGCACTAGCTTCATAGGTTACAGCAAGTGTGTGTACAGCTTTAGGCATTCTGCTTGCTCGTGAAGTCAGCCTTACCTGGTGTCCATAGAGAGCTTAGCCTGCCCTTTGTGCTGGTGGAAGGTGAACCACTGTGCATTTGACAGCCCTACAGCAATGTTTGTGTACTGTGCTTGAGTACTTAGAGGCTGGGCTTGCTGGTTTAGCACTTGCATCAAGCATCATGTCTGTTAGGTTATTCAATTTCTGAACATCAGCTGTATCACATCCAGTCATTTGTGAGCACAGACAGAGCAAGGGTGGTTCCATCAACTCACACTTCTTGCCTTGGAAACGAGAGGTTCTCTTTAAAGTTCAGAAATGGTCTACAGTCTGGAAAATACTACTAATCAGGCAAGAGGCAACTCTTTACCCCCTCAATTGGGGTGCAGTCTCCCACTGGAAGCGTTTCATGGGGAATCCTTGAGTCAGCCTTTGGGGACATCTTGGCAAATGGCTAGTAGCCAGTCTGTTGGCTGAGAAGGCATCTATACAAAGCACTGACTTCCCAGGAGATGTTTCCATAGTAGAGTAATTCTACACCAAGAACCCATGTAAAAGGAAAGAGCTTCTAAAAATTCATAATTTTGGGGGTCACTCAAAGTCTAGCATCCCACTGGTGGAGTCTACAAACGTTCATTTTGCCAGCTCTCTTTGTTATTGATGCAAAGATCAGTACAGATCTTTACTGTAATGTATATAACTGGCCAGCAGTAATGATGTATTTAGCACCTCCTGTATAAATTAATCTTGTCTGATGCTGACACCTGTGAGCTCTCCTAGAAAATAGCAGCTTTCACCAAGAGTTCTCTCCACAGATAAGGTACTGTCAGTACTTGTGCAGAATATTCACTTGTCATGACAAACACCTTTGTGAAATACTTGACATGTAACTAAGATATTCctaaaaaagtaaataaggaagaataattacaattattaaatgtatgttaaaatattttaatgttttcagacTGAACTGTATAAGAAATAACATCTGGCTTGCATGCTGTGGTGTGCTGTCTGCTGGTTTAGCTGTATTAAGCAGCTTTGGattgctgctcttctgtggAGTGCCATTTGTGGTCACTGTTGCAAATGCACCTTTTCTTATTCTAGGTAAGTAGAAAAAGTGAGTTGGATTCAGATACAAAGAGTAAAGTGGAGTTCAAACAACCTGAGGGTGTTACTCCCTTAGATCCTACACAGTTCCATCCTGCAGTGAGGGGAGGAGACACCTGGAGGTGCAGCCTCCTCTCAGCTCCTGATGGCAGATGAGCCACTCGGCTCAGCCCACCCATGCTGGGACTGGAGCTGGGCTCTGTCAGAAGGGCAGCTTTTCCCAAAAAACGatgcctgctccagctccacagCTGTGGTGTGATAACTATATGTGAGAGGGTGGTACTGTTAGCACCGATTAATTATTCATTCAACTAGTGCTAATTCTTGAGGTGAGCTCAAAAGGTTTCTGTCACCACACTCTTCTGTAACACCCCCTGCTGCTTTCTATAGGTTCATTATAAGGATTGACACGTATCTTTAGCTCTGCTGAATTAGTCAGCAATTTAAGCAGGTACAGTATATTTTTACCTCATCCCATATGTTACTGCCCTTTCCCTATTCTAGTAAACTTGGtctggttttaatttccaaCCTTTAAGCCTCTattccttattccccttttatcttcccttggaAAGGTGGAGGGGGTAAAAGAcagcaattctgtcctctggtttGTGGTTCGGcctgaccactaaaccaagACAGAATATTTGGCACCTAACATGGGACCTGTGACAAAGATAATAATTAGGCGAGGTCAAAGGCAAAACAGGGACTGAACTATGATTTTCAGGAATTTTGGTGGTTATAATTGTGGTGAAGGGATGAGGGGTGGATTGTATGTAAATGACCTATTTTTGTTTGGTATTATGATGTTATTGTAATTTTGGTGtgagttttgggttttttgctaatGTGAGTGAAGTTtgtgaaaaaattattattaatgtgGATTTTAATAATTCTTGAGTATGTGATCCACAGAGGTGAGAGGTGGAATGTGTTGGGTTGGTGTGGCACAGTTTTGGTGGGCGCGGAGGGGCCCCAGGGATGGCTCCTCCTTCTGAAAGCTCTCCTGGCTCCAGAGTCCACCTCTAGCtaaggctgagcccatcagcgATAATGGATGTgtctctgcaattaacatagGCTAGAAGGGGAAACAAATAGCTATCAGCCCTTAGCTTGGACAGGGCTTTGGGcaacgtggtctagtgggaggtgtccctgcccaagcaggggtGTTGAACtgcatgatctttaaggtcccttccaacccaaaccattctatgattctgggaCTAAACAGTCTCATTTGATTGTACAACTGAAGTAACGCACCATTTGTGCAACCAGCTCCCCCCGAAAAGCAAGGAAGTTTGTGTCATTACATGACAGTTGCACAGACTGCTTGACAGCCAGTGCTGAACTTACCAAATACCATTAGGTACTGTTCCTGCAAATAAATTACTGCTTCTGAAATCTGTATGTGGTCTCCTATATGATAAATGTCTGTGCTGTTTTCAGCAGATTAATAGAAACTCCACAAATACTCGTCAGGATATATGTAGCTTCTTTGTTTCCTGCATagttaaaatgcattttgtatttgcttttgtttgctcGTCAATTCCAGAGGCTCCAAATTTCAGAATTACCCTTTTGTATATCTGGAAAAGGGCTTAAGCCAGTTTATTCAGATCTTTATCAATAACAATCAGGCTTTTGTCTTCCTTGcattaaagcaaacaaattacCAGTACATTAGATGACTTGCTTTGGAAGTCTGCTTGCTTTCTGGAAGCAGTTTGGCTTGCTGGCATCCAAAACTACCTTTTGACATGCTGCTTAATTCATCTTTGCATGACTCCTGGCATTTCCTGTTCAGGCAGCAGATAGTGATTTCATCTGTTCTTTTATGCTTATGTATATCATTTATGCTTGCTCCTCTATTCATACAGTCTTGTTTCCCTATTttgtgtgatttattttcagGGAATATAAGAGCCCTTTATATAGTAATATTGGCAAAATACTGAAAGGCCTGTGATTAAAATCTCAAGTTAGCAAAGCTCTTCACATTGGCTCTTCCTTTTCAAATTTAGGCTCAATTACTCTAGTGTCTTGGCAAAAACTCCAGCTCAGGACCCCAGTCTTCCTGGCAGGCTTTCCTGGGACTCTGAGCAGGCACACCAGTATGAATATGAAGATAAatcaataataaataatgagTAAATGCTTGAAGATAAACTGGAGAGAAGATAAGTGGAGATCAAAGAGCATAAAGAAGCAAACCACTGGGGTACTGGGACCACTGTTCTCCCGTGTGATAGCAACTGTTCTCCCAGTCTGACAAAGGCAGATCAAGAAAGTATTGGTCTAATCTGTTGCAGTGATGAAGAGATTCCAAAGATAGTGAGGACACTTGTAACAATAAGGAGAGATGAACATCAGAATAAGTGATGTATTTAAATCTATGTAATCTATCTCACTGGACACCTGCACAGTAGATACAACACACCTGCCCGAGTTGGACTAGGTGTGTGCAGTCCTTCAGCAGAGTAGGCTGAGGGATCAACAACCCATCAGGTCATCAGGAGTTTCTGAAATGTAATAAATTCAGCTCCACACAAAGGTTCTGTTTTTGTGTATCTGTTTAACTTGAATCAGCAATAAAGCAGTGCTAAAAGCCTaactttccttttcaaaattgTATGCAGGCTTAGATGTGATTCGTTTGTACTTTTGTTGGGTGTTAATGGAAGTTGCCATTTTCAATGCAGTGTTAACTTTTTCTCCTCCCGCAGGAGTTGGTGTTGATGACATGTTCATCATGATTGCTTCCTGGGAACGaagttcaagaaaaaataataaatccaaTGTTAAATCTCTGCTGGCTGAGACTTATGCAGAAGCAGCACTTTCTGTGACCATCACCACTCTCACAGATGTTTTGGCCTTCTTCATTGGCACCTGGACTGCTTTTCCATCTGTGAGATCATTTTGCCTCTATACAGGCACTGCTTTTGTCTTCTGCTATATATATACCTTGACTTTCTTTGGGGCAATTATTGTATTAAATCAtaaaagggaggaaggaaaccGACACTGGCTAACTTGTATGCCCGTGGTAGTAGATGAGGACCAGGCTGAGAAGTCCTGCCTGTACAATGCTTGCTGTATAGGCAACTGTTCTAGGCAGTCATCTCAGCCAGAAGGTGAACATCCAATGAGCATATTCTTTGAAAAGTATTATGGTCCATTTTTTACAAATAAGTGGATCAAGCTACTTGTGGCGTTGCTGTATGGAGCATATTTGGGTGTCAGTATTTATGGATGTACTCAGATCAGGGAAGGCATCGATCTTCGAAACCTGGCGAGTGATGACTCTTACGTTATTCCATACTACAATGACGATGACAAATACTTCTCAGCATATGGACCCAGGGTCATGGTTGTCATTCCTGAAAGTGTCGATTATTGGAATGAGACTGTTCGTCTTGTCATTGAGAACTGCACACAGAATTTAGAGGGCATCTCCTATGTAGATAAGAACCTGTCGGATTCATGGCTGAGAGTATACACATCACTTGGAAACAGTGGTTTGGTAAATATCAGCAGTAAGACTCTCTTCATTAATAACTTACCTGCACTGTTCCGAATCATTCCCAGTTATGAGTGGGACATTAACATGACTCAGAATAAAATAGAAACTTCACGTTTCTTTATCCAGACGGTGAACGTGATCTCAGCCATTGATGAGCAGAGTCTTCTCAATCAGTTAAGAGAGACAGCCAGGCAGTGCAGTATTCCGTTAATGGTGTACCACCCAGCCTTCATCTACTATGATCAGTACCTGGTAATAGTGCAGAACACCATTCAGAACGTTGTCATTGCTGCTGGGGCAATGCTCATCATCTCCCTTTTGCTTATTCCCAACCCATTGTGCTGCTTGTGGGTGACTTTTGCCATAGCTTCTGTTATAGTTGGTGTTGCTGGTTTCATGACATTTTGGAATGTCAATCTAGATTCCATATCCATGATCAACCTAGTCATTTGTATAGGGTTTTCAGTGGATTTTTCTGCTCATATTTCCTATGCCTTTGTTACGAGTAAGGAGCCATCAGCCAATGGAAGGGCAATCGaagctctgtccctgctgggtTACCCAATATTGCAAGGTGCAGTTTCTACTATATTAGGAGTGGTTGTCCTTGCTGCAGCAAAAGTCTACATCTTTAGGACATTTTTCAAGATCATGTTCcttgttattttgtttggggCTCTTCATGGTCTTGTTTTTATTCCGGtgtttttaaccttttttgGAAACTTTTGCGTATCACCCCACAATACCAAATCTAAAAATACAGAgcttagattttaaaattatgaagatTGTTTATAACTGAGTTAAATGTAAGATGTTATGTATTGATTAGATGCAGATTAAAATGGAGTGACTTTCAGGGAATataagaaatgaagaaaatgaaggacagaaaaataaacacaacaggGAAGCAAAGGCTTCAGAAAAGccaggcaagaaaaaaacctgaagaaatcaaagcacacagaatgtatttgcatttctctgatttttttctgtgcttgacTGTAGCACCTTAACGTTGTTAAATCGTTTTTGTGTTGTGACTTGTGTACTGAATGTATTCGAATTATGAAGCCTGAGCGCTGCCCCAGTGTGATTGCACTAGGTTACCGTCGTGTCAGGCAATGTGCACAGGAGAGAGGAACAGCTCCGCCTGGTTTGCATTTCCTGCCTCGTTACCTTGATGCTGTAACTCAGCCCAACACTGAgcctgaaaataatttcccccAAGAGGCTCAAACCTGGAGGTTTTACAGCAAGATTACAAGAGGTCAGAACTGCCTCAGGCTGCAAAAGTTCTTAAGCCATCAGGAGACAAAGTCTGTGTAGGCTCCTAATGCAGCACGAGAAACGCTTAGGGCAGACAAACTGACATTTTGTATTCAAATCCTTCTTTTCTTGGTGTCCTGTTTTCTTGCTAAGATTAACATGATAAAGCTTTAAGAAGATAGTGCATAGCTTCTTTTGACTGCAGTTTGTGAAGGGATATGCTGTTAGGTGATTGAACTTGTGTGGACTTCCTGGGTAACCACCTTGGAAGATGTGCCATGAAGGATTCATCAGGGAGACTGACGTACTGGTTCAGCAGAAGAGTGAGAAAGCAGCTCAGGTGTAAGCCAGTCAGTCCTAAAACTATAAACCCATACATTTTATTGTGTTAATCAGTGACGACCCATCCTGTGATGTGTCAATAGAGCATAAGACTTGTCACTAAATAAGAGGTAAGAATTCATGAGGTGGTCTTTTAAGCTGTAGGGATTAAGACTGGATGAAAAGTCAATTCTTAATTTGTTGTCCTTATAGTGAGCTACATGTAGGAAGTCACGTGAATGTTGGTAACTGACGTTtgtcattttggaaaaaacGGTTTAGGAGTTATTAAACCATTCAGTCCaaatctgcagctgtggagTGTTTCTTCTGAGAGATGCAGCAAGTGTGACAAAGCAGTGTCTGCCTCTCCTCCATGTGGCTTTCTGATCTGTTGCATGAGACCGGGGAGACATGGCAGAATCCAGTTTCTTTTATAATGTCTCCTCTGTTTATGGGGACAAGGAACTGAAAGTCAGGTAACTCAAAAATGAATACTTAACTTCCaggacaaacagaaaatactattaCTACTGTTAGTAATTCTCAGAGCCATCTACAGGCATTAATTTCCATTTAGAGTCACTATGAAAGCTATATAACAAAGGTCACGATAAATCACTGACAGACAAGAAGAAATTGTGTGACTAGTTCCTCAATATTGGCCGAATCTGAAatgcaaccaaaaaaaaggaaataaaacccaaaaatttatttaaaaaaaaaaaagtgattctgTGTACACCctctcaaataaataaaaaaaaccccaaaccaaaaacgTGCCAAGGACCACATGGAGTTCACCTGAAACTTAGATATGAATATATTAATACTATTTTATGTTAACTGCCCAGATACTAGAGTGATGGCGGAAAATAACTTTCAAGATGCTCTAAAGAGTAACAATCATCAGTAAGACACACATGTATCACTttgtaaaagcaaaattaattcaaacaCATAGCCAGTTTTTGGAGGAGTACTTAATGTGTATAAAACCAGAAGTGCACTTCAGCAGTTGTGTCTTTCCCTACCTGCTTTTATCCCTAGAGCAACAGGTTTTGCTTTGCAGAgattaaaactaaacaaacagaaCTACCAGTCCCCCTCCCACCAGTCCCTCTACCTACAACAGTCTGAGAATTCTCATACGTAATTTTTTGCAGAAGGTATCCTGAACAGTCCTGCAAATTTATGTCTCTAAAGAATATTAAGTTTCCTTCTCATTCCAGTTTTTCTGTGGAACCTTCTACCTAGAAAGATACTCAAACCATATCTGGGTGGGTTGTTTCATCAGTGAGACAGGTCAATATTCTACTACTACTATTACAGTACCTCTGTGATCATGGGTAAacgtttattttaaaagttgcatGTCTTGCCATGCTCCAGAGCTGAAGAGCAAGTTTTGCTTGTAGGAGAAACAGTTCTTGAAATAGTagttgtcatggtttgggcccaacacaacaacaaagaacaagCCATGTGGCCACTCACTCCCccacctcacacacactctgggatgaggaggacaaaggccaactagaagcaCATGGGTTGAggaaaaggacaaggagggttcttcaccaattaaggtcctgggcaaaacagactcaacttacagaaaaaataataatttcacactaagcCAATGCACACAGgtcacagacaacacaaagagcagggcttgcatatgttaccccacccctcccttcttcccgggcccaaatcactttgttcccggtttatctccttccttccccccagcggcacagggggacaggggatggggtttagagtcagttcacaggctggtggctctggctgctccttcctcctcaggaagaaggattccttacagtccttccctgcttccccacagggtccctcccatgggagagagtcctccacgaacctctccttcatgagtccttcccacgaggtccggagctgctccagcctgggcttcccacagagtcacgggctgcttcgggaacaaactcccctggcaccggggtcttccaaagctgcacaatcagagtccacaggcagcaaatcctctggccacaacatcccaagtccactggccaagttcacccctcctggcgccttcagggaatgttccaccacattcatccatgagtgcagggggacagctgccatctcgccacgggttgcaaggaaacttctgcttgggcaccttcctccccttcttcctcaccaaccacagGCAGCACTTtgtctctccagctcagctctttctcctgcgtgctctgctcagctgttACATCAATTCTTTTGTATCTTAATCGCAGAAACACATCATTGTTACtctctgatggctccttggctgatTTTGGAGCTAGCGGAGCTCCTCAGCTTCTTACGGGAGCCACCTGTGgggcccctcccctgctaccaacaacccaccaaaccaaaccagcagagTAGTCAAAGACTGAAAACTAGTATCACTCTTAGAAGAAAACTGCTCCTGAGGTGGAAGTCGAAACCCAGTGCTACTACAGCCCGGGTGGTACATTGCTGAATCTCAGTATTGTAGCCAGCAGCATTACATTTCCAGGACAGGGCACCAACCACAGAGCTagatgtaaggaaaaaaaaatattaaaaaaattattttaataaataaaactacaTCTAAAAACTTCttcccctcttccttcttcctgggcttGACTCTTacttctctacctccttccccccccttcACACATTTTCTCtactgctccttcctccccaggggGAGGACTTCTCACACTCCTCCCCTGCTCCATCATGGGGTCCCACACATGGGAGATGGTTCACAAATTTCTCCAGAGTCCTTatcacaggctgcagttcttcaagaactgctccagtgtgggtccttTCCACAGGTGCCATCCTTCAAga
This Apus apus isolate bApuApu2 chromosome 2, bApuApu2.pri.cur, whole genome shotgun sequence DNA region includes the following protein-coding sequences:
- the PTCHD3 gene encoding patched domain-containing protein 3 produces the protein MAEPRSPGDGCSCRNTDCAERPLRRLFEGLGRSVAAHPWPFVLVPLLLSGGLGAGFLFLPQRRTNDIEGQFTPTTGPAKAERDFVQRHFPTDDSQRFSAVRLPTEGAYAALIAVAAAGGSVLAPAPRHEVLQLDGAVRARGYERLCARTRGGCASPSPLLPLLDGAAAALDNLTFPFYNRSFLGAALGGPQTDAGGRVLSARALKLMYYLREGSPAAAAESRRWLERFLQDIPAALGFSSIQVTYFTSLSRQQEFEGNTKRVIPLFSVTYFLTITFAVVSCLRLNCIRNNIWLACCGVLSAGLAVLSSFGLLLFCGVPFVVTVANAPFLILGVGVDDMFIMIASWERSSRKNNKSNVKSLLAETYAEAALSVTITTLTDVLAFFIGTWTAFPSVRSFCLYTGTAFVFCYIYTLTFFGAIIVLNHKREEGNRHWLTCMPVVVDEDQAEKSCLYNACCIGNCSRQSSQPEGEHPMSIFFEKYYGPFFTNKWIKLLVALLYGAYLGVSIYGCTQIREGIDLRNLASDDSYVIPYYNDDDKYFSAYGPRVMVVIPESVDYWNETVRLVIENCTQNLEGISYVDKNLSDSWLRVYTSLGNSGLVNISSKTLFINNLPALFRIIPSYEWDINMTQNKIETSRFFIQTVNVISAIDEQSLLNQLRETARQCSIPLMVYHPAFIYYDQYLVIVQNTIQNVVIAAGAMLIISLLLIPNPLCCLWVTFAIASVIVGVAGFMTFWNVNLDSISMINLVICIGFSVDFSAHISYAFVTSKEPSANGRAIEALSLLGYPILQGAVSTILGVVVLAAAKVYIFRTFFKIMFLVILFGALHGLVFIPVFLTFFGNFCVSPHNTKSKNTELRF